The sequence AAATCAAGCTGAACGTGGCCCGCTCCGAAGAGGAAGCCGAGCTGCAGGCATCGGGCAAATCGATCCAGGAGCTGGCCGCCGAAGAGGAAGCCGCTGCTGAATTCGAGATCTCCGAACTGTTCGACGATATCGGCTCCGCAGCCTCCGACGAGGACGAAGGTCCGGAAGCCGAAGCCGCTGGCGATGAAGAAACCAACTGATCCCTTCGGGTCAGGTGAGACATGGGAAAGGCCGCCTGACGGGCGGCCTTTTCTGATTCCGGCGGACACCGATAAAAGCCGGCCTAAGTTTTAGAAACATGCGCGTCTGCCATAAACCTTCCGTTTGCCGTTCCTTGCCAGCATGGCAGCGGGAGCAGAAGGGAGGGGTTTGCCTTGGATGACGACCTGGAGCGTGAGGAGCTGGCACTGCGCCGGCGGCTGCTGTTCAGGCTGCTGCGGGGGCACCGGTTCGACCGGCCGGACTTCAGAACGGAAGCGATTGCGGAGATTGTGCCCGAGGGTGTGATTGCGCCGGGCCGCAGCCTGTTCGGGACGCCGGACAAACCGGGCCGCACGGCTGGCTGACACCGCGCTTGGCCGCGCTGCGCCGCAGGCCCGGGCGGCGGTCAAACCCGGCATGATCCAGATGGCGGCAGCTGCGCCTGCCGGGAGTTGTTGGGACCGCGGAAAATTGGGAAACAGCCGCGGCCCCTTCTGCCCGATCTGGTCAGATGCCCCACAGGCGTGAGGGGCAATCTGCCTGAGGGTCGTGTTGCCTCAATGCGCATACCCAATATGTAGTGGGAGGACATATTTAACAAATGTCTAATACTTAAACTTTGAGGGACCACCCCGAAGGCCTGCAAGGCGGCCCTTTTGCAGGCGGAATCCCCCTTCGGGTCTGGCGGTTCCCTGCCGGTTGCCGCAGAGAGCGGCGCAGACCATATTGCAGCCCGCCGCCATGCGGCTAGGCTGTCCGCGAGCAACTATAGGCGGAGGCCGCATGACGCGCCGGACCACACTGATCTTATTTTTTGCAGCCGCAGTTCTGGCTGCCTGCGGAAGCACCGCTGCGCCCCCGGAGGTGACACGGTACAATCCGCCGCTCTTCCCCAATGAGACGCCCGAGCTGCGGCAGCAGATCAATTATTGGGCAGACCATTACGAGGTGCCGCGCAGCCTGGTGCACCGGCTGGCGGTGCGCGAAAGCACCCACCGCCCGCACGCGGTGAACCGGCCCTATTACGGGCTGCTGCAAATCCTGCCGGCCACCGCCCGCTCGATGGGCTTTCAGGGGCAGCCCAAGGATCTGCTGGATGCGGACACCAACCTGCAGTTTTCCGTCAAATACCTGCGCGGCGCCTGGCTGCTCGCCGATGGCAGCCAGGACATGGCGGTCAAGCATTACTCCCGCGGCTATTATTTTGAGGCCAAACGCCGCGGCATGCTCCGGGAGACCGGCTTGCGCCCCTAGGCCCGCAGAGCCGCCGCCCGCAGCGCCCCGCAGGGGCGCTGCCCGGCCCAACGGGACGCCGGCGGCTTCCGCAGGAAGCTGCCAAGGACGGGCGGGAGCATTTCGCTTTCGTTCTGGCGGAATTTTAGCAGAATTCTAACCGGCGCCCGCTTTACTGGCGCCATGCTGACCCTGTTCAAACTGCTGCTGCCCGCGCTGATGCCGTCCTGGCGCTTTTTCAAGTCGGTGGACCCCTCGCCCCGGGTTGAGTTCCGCATGCTGGCGGGCACCTCCGGTCCGCCGACGGACTGGCAGGAATTCCGGCCGCGCCCGCAGCGGCTGAGCCCGCTTGCCGTGGCCGGGCGGATGCTGTGGAATGCGCGCTGGAACGAAAGCCTGTTCCTGGTCAGCTGCGCCGAACGGCTGACACTGGCGCCCACGGAACACAGCCGCCAGGAAATCCTGCGCCGGATTGCGGCCGACCTCCAGCGCGCACTGCCGCCCGGTGCCCTCCTGCCCTGCCTGCAGTTCCGTTTGGTGTTTCTGGACCGCGGCGAAGACGGCCGGCTGGTGAAGGCAGTCACCTATCAGTCCGAGCCGCAGTTTATGGCCGGCGCCGCCGCCAAAGCGGCACAGGCCGCACGGGCCGCCGCATGAGCCTGGAGCTGGCCCTGCGCGCGACCGAGGTGCTGCTGGCGCTCGCCTTTCTGCAGCAAAGCGCCGAGCATATGGCGGGCTTCCGGGACGAGCAGATCCTGCACGCGCCGCGCCTGCTGCTGGCCGGTTTGCTGCTGTTCGGGACCGCCACGCCCTGGGTGCTGCTGGGACTGCTGGTCCTGGGGCTTTTGCTGCTGCAACGGTTTCAGGGGCCGTATAACGGCGGCAGCGACAAGATGAGCCTGCTGATCCTTTGCTGCCTGACCGCGGCCCGCTGGCTGCCGTCCGAGCAATGGCAGGAATACGCCTTTGCTTATCTCGCCGGGCAGCTGGTGATCTGCTACTTCATCTCCGGCCAAGTAAAAATCGTGAATGCTGAGTGGCGCTCCGGCCGGGCGTTGCAGGATGTGTTCCGCTTCTCCGCCTACCCGGTCAGCGAAAACCTGCGCCGCCTGGCGGACCGCCCGCGGCTGCTGTGGATGATGGGCTGGGCGGTGATGCTGTTCGAGGTGCTGTTCCCGCTGGCGCTGTTCAGCCAAGAGGCGCTGGTTCTGGCGCTGTTCACCGCAGCGCTGTTCCACCTCGCCAATGCCTGCCTGTTCGGGCTGAACCGTTTTTTCTGGATCTGGCTGGCGGCCTACCCTTCGCTGCTGTGGCTGCAGGAACGCGTCGTTCTGTGACCGGGCCGCGCACGAAAAAGGCCGCCCCAGGGGCGGCCTTTCCGTAATCTAACAGGGAGAGGAGTATTACTCCTCTTCCAGCTCCTCAACCGCCTTCTGCAGCTCGTCTTTGGAGACTTCTTTCTCCTCGACTTTGGCCTGCTCGACGATGTGGTCGACAACCTTGTCTTCGAAGATCGGCGCGCGCAGCTGCTGCTGCATCTGGGCGTTCTGCTGGATGAATTCGAAGAACTGACGTTCCTGGCCCGGGTACTGGCGGGCTTGCTGCATGATCGCCTGGGTCATTTCGGCGTCGGTCACTTCGACCTCGGCTTTCTGGCCCAGCTCGGCCAGCAGCAGGCCCAGGCGCACGCGGCGCTCTGCCAGCTTGACGTGCTCTTCGGTCGGCTCGATCTCACCGTGGTTGTGATCGTGCACTTCCGGGTTGTCCTCGTGCCACAGCTGATGCGCGATCTGCTTGGCTTCGGCGTCGACCAGCGACGGCGGCAGGTCGAAGGAGACCAGCGCATCCAGCTTGTCCAGCAGCGCGCGCTTCAGCACCGCGCGGGCGGCACCGGCGTATTCGGCCTCCAGGCGCTCAGCGATCTGGCCCTTGAGCGCGTCCAGATCGTCAGAGCCGAATTTCTTGGCCAGCTCGTCGTCGATCTCAGCCGCTTTCGGAGCCTTCACCTCTTTCACGGTGCAGGTGAACACGGCCTCTTTGCCAGCCAGGTGCTCTGCGCCGTATTCCTCGGGGAAGGACACGGTCACGTCTTTTTCTTCACCGGCTTTGGTGCCGACCAGCTGCTCTTCGAAGCCGGGAATGAAGGAGTTGGAGCCCAGCACCAGCGGGTAGTCGTCGCCTGCGCCGCCGTCGAAGGCTTCGCCGTCGATCTTGCCGACGAAATCGATCACGACCTGGTCGCCGTCTTCGGCTGCTGCGCCGTCTTCGCGGGCTTCGAATTCCTTGGCGGTTTCGGCCAGGTTGGCCAGCGCTTCGCTGACGGCTTCGTCTTCAGCCTTCACAACCAGCTTTTCCAGCTCAACGCCGGAGAAGTCGACCTCGGGGATTTCCGGCAGTGCCTCGTAGGACATCTCGACGTTGACGTCGTCGCCTTCTTTCCAGTCTTCGTTGGTCATCTTGATTTCGGGCTGCAGCGCCGGACGGTCGCCGCTGTCCTCGAAATGCTTGTTCATGGCGCCATCGATGGATTCCTGCATCGCTTCGCCCATCAGGCGCTGGCCGAACTGCTTTTTCAGCAGCGCCATCGGCACCTTGCCCTTGCGGAAACCCTTCATTTCGATTTCCGGCTGAGCTTCGACCAGCTTTTCGTTGACCTTCTCGTCCAGCTCTGCAGCGGTGACGGTAATGGCGTAGCCGCGTTTCAGACCTTCGTTCAGCGTCTCGGTGACCTGCATCCTATTCCCCATAGAGATTCGGGGCGCGTGCGCGCAGGCGCCCCCAGACAATTTGCGGTCTTCTATTTCCCATGGCGCGGCGGCGCAAGAGGGATTGCCTCTTTCCTGCGCAATCCCGCGGATTTCCGGGGTGCCGCAACGAAAACACGCCCCGCTGCGGGGGCGTGTTCGCTGTTCTTAAACCGAAAAGGGGAGGATCAGAACTTCCAGCGGGCGCCGGCCAGGATCACATTGGCGTCCTGGTAGCTGGTGGCGCTGGTGTCGGCATAGGAATAATCGCGGTAGGCCAGGTATGTCTCGACGTTGTAGGCGTCGATCTTCTGAACCGCGGCCACGCCCCAGGACTCGGCGCTGTCGCCGGCGGTGACCATGTCAGAGCCGTCATAATAGTCGACCGAGAAGGAGGTCGACCCGGCCGCAATCAGGTCCGCCGAATAGCCCAGCTTGGCATAGGCATAGGTGCCCGCGATGTCGCGCTCGCCCGCGGCGAGGTTCAGCGACACGCCGGTGGCCTTGTGCAGAACCGCAAAGGAGCCGGAGATGTCGCGGGTGTCGGCCTTGCCGGTTTCCTCGGTCCAGGAGGCGCCGATGCCGGTGTCGATGGCAAAGCCTGCGGCGTCGTCATTGGCCCACCGCACCGCCACATCATAGCTTTCGCGGTCGTTGGCGTCCTTCAGGACATCGGTGCCCCAGGAGGTCGAGAAGGTGAACCCCGCCAGCTCCGGCGAGTCGTAGCGGACGCGGCCCAGGCGGCTGCCGTCGAAGTCACTGAAGACATCGCCGATTTCCACGGAGCTGAGTGCGCCGGCGCCGGTGCGGAAGGCATAGCCGCCTGCGGAGTCAGCCACCGCGTTCGAGGCGCCGAGGCCGGTGCCGGAGAAATCCGCGCCGGTGATGCCGTCGGTTGCCATCGAGCCCTGACCGGCCGAGAACCGGCCATAGCGCGCGGTGTCGAACTGGAAGTCGACGTGGCGGATATTGGTGCGGTCCCAGCTGATGTTGTCGCCGGTCGAAAGCTGGCTGACCCCGTCCGAGCCGCGGAGGCCAAAGGCGGTTTCAAAACGGAACCGCAGGGTGTTCACGCCATAGGCCTGTTCCAGCTCAAGGCCGATGCGCGAGTTTGACGCCTCGTTATCAACCAGCCGGTTAAAGTCCTCCTGCCCGTCGTCAAAGGACTGGTAGGCGGGGTTGAACTGCCCGTACCAGCGGAAGCTGCCGCCGGTGTCATTGGTATAAGTCGGGCCCGCAAAGGCCGGGGCTGCCAGGGCCGCTGCCAGCGACGCCGCGCCGGCACGTGCTGCAAATTTTGTGCTCATTGTTCTGAGTCTCCTGTTGCGCCGGCAGCGTGCTTCTCCATCCCTGAGGCCGCTGCCGCCGAGCTGGATATCATGCAGTTTTCGGGAGCTTCAGGGTTGAAAATCCAGACTGCCGCCAGGCAACCGAGGTAGGCGGAAATCCGCTCAGCAAGATCCCGCCCAGGCGATAAACCGCCTTCTTTCAAGGCGTTGAGTGAAGGGCATCACATTAAACCGGGCGCTTGCGTCAGAGGTGCCATGCAACCCGCGCAACCCTGCGCCGGCGCGCAGAACCCTTTTCATTCGTGCACAATCAGAAAACCCGGCGGGTGCAAAAACCAACCCAGAGCCCAGGTCGTCACAGCAGGCTGATTTCAGCGCCGCCTAAACGTCCGGCGCGCGCCCAGACCCCGACTGCAACCAAAATTGCGGCCTTGAAACGGACAAGGCGCCTTGCCGGCATAGGTTTCTTTGTTCTCAAAGGGATTGAATGGTGCGGGTGAAGGGACTTGAACCCCCACGCCTTGCGGCGCCAGAACCTAAATCTAGCGAACAATCAATGATTTCAACACACTTAGCCTAAAAGTTTATTAGGACATTGCCAGAACGAAACGAGAAAGCGTAAAATGGAACAGACCAAGTACAAACCTCACCCATTCGTATGCGTGCCAAAGACTATCCGCTGCCCCTAGTCGAAATAGCCTGCGATTACTGCGGGCGGCATGGCAAATACAGAAAGAGCAGGTTCACCGATCTGGTTGGCGAAAACACAGAACTGCCGCAAGCGCTCTCAATTGTCGCCACCGACTGCTCAGAGGATCAAGTTACCCCTGACAACATGCGCGGGCGCTGCCGCCCCTATTATGCACAGAACTGGTGGGGCGCCGCCAGAAAAGAACCAAGCTGACCGCGCCTTCCTATTTAGACTCAACCAACTTCGGGCCCTGGAGAAGTCCCGCCGCGGCCACATCAGCGCGCGCGGCGACAACCAGTGGCCGGAACGAAAGTTCGAATACTCCAGCCCCAGTGTGACCCCGAATTACTACAGCCAGGCTTTCGCACACAGCACTGAATTGCCGTCTGTCCTTAGCATCAATTCCCCTGCTCCCCTTTGTTAGGTAAACCCCTAAGCCGTTCCGTAGATACCAACATGGCCCTTGGAGAGGTTACCTGAGAGGGACGGTCTGCAAAAGGACGGCCAACTGCAAGCCGCCCGCCCTGATGTCCGGGTATCATAGAATGAAGTCGTTGGCGAAGAACTGGCCCGGTTTGCTGTCTTCGATCAGCAGCTGGTCGCCCCCGCCAAAATCAATAAGGGTGTCGCCGCTATCGAGGCTCATCATCTTCTTGAGGGCGCGGAACGAACCAATTTCGAAGTCGCTCAGATCGATTTTTTCCGTTTTGCCTTTGCGCTGAAAGTCCGAAATGGTGTCACGATCGCTGTTTTCTTTGAACACAAACCTGTCAGCGCCCTTGCCGCCAAACAACATGTCGTCCCCGCGGCCGCCAAACAGAGTATCTTTGCCCAAGCCGCCTTCGAGCCGGTCGTCCCCGCCCAGGCCGTTCAGCCGGTTGCCGCGGCTGTCGCCAACAAGCAAATCACCATAACTGCTGCCGGTCAGATGCTCGATCCCGGTGTATGTATCCCCTGCGGCAGCGCCCAGGTTGGCTGATTTTCCGGTCAGGTTGGCGGCCACGCCGGTTTCCGACCTGGCATAGCTGGCCGTATCTTGTCCATCACCGCCGTCCAGAACGTCGGCTCCGTTCCCGCCGTTCAGGGTGTCATTGCCCTTGCCGCCGAACAGCTTATCGTTGCCGTTGCCGCCGTGCAGCACGTCGCCGCTGTCTTTGCCGGGAAGATGTTCGAGCGTCTGGCTAGTGGAAATGACTGTATTGGTCCCGTCATTGGCGACTGCGCGCACTTCGATCACGTCATCAGCGGATCTTTTCAATCCGGACAGTTCCAGTTCGAAATAACGCAGGCCAAAGGGCGTGACGGTCAGATTTTCCGGGCTGAGCGTTGCCACATTTGTACCGTTCAGGAACACATCAAGCGACTTGAGATCTGTAGCTTCGATACCAGGATCCAGTAGCTCATCCGAGAGGGCGGACGGGTCTAGAACGATGGTGGTGGAGTCGTTGTTGCTGCCGTCGTCGACGATGTCGAGATCGGCTTCGCTGGCGTCGCTGCCCACCCCGAAGCTCTGGATCTGCACCCCCAGATCCTTCAGCTGCTGGACTTCATCCGTAAGTGAGCCACCCTCGTTGTTGTCGCCATCCGAGAGGAAATACAGAACCTTTTGCCCGTCGCTCGAATTGCTGAAATGGCTGATGCTGTTTTGCAGAGCACTTTCAAAGTCTGTGCCCCCATAATCGCGCAGCCCGCGCACGTAGTCCAGAACATCGGCGACACCGTTGCCGTTCAGATCTTCTGTGGCGGAGAAGGTTTGCGATAGTGAAGGTTCAGATGCGAACGGCACGATTGTGATGTCTGCGTCCGGCAGGTTGGCATCATTGACGATCGAGGTGTGCAGAGCTTCGAAAGATGCGATTTCCGCGTCCAGAATGGTGTTGCTATAACCATCGCCATTGCGGTCACCCACATTAACTGATCCAGAAAACTCGTACCCTGTGCTGCCAGAGATGTCGATTGCAAAGACAAGGTCGACATTGTTGGAAATGACTTCCTCACGCGAGATGAAGCCGGAGATCTTTGTCTTGGCGCCTTTGCCCGCGTCGTCCATTGACAGGCTGATGGCAATTTCGCTGTTATCGCTTAGGGTTTCGGTAGCTGTGCTTGTGACCGAGGTGACCGAGCCATCACCATAAAGGATGTCCTCTCCGTCGCCCCCCAGCATGGTATCCTGGCCAAAGTTTCCGCGCAGGCTGTCGTCGCCCGCGCCGCCTATCAGTAGGTCATCCCCCTTTAGGCCGCGGATCTGGTCGTCGCCGCTGGCACCAGACAACTGGTTGTCTGAGCTGTCGCCCTCAAGATTGAGGTCCCGGCTGGGCAAATCCCAGTTGACGATCGAATTGATTTGCTCTGCTGACAAACCCTCAAGTGAACCAAGCGGCAGGTTCTCAAGCTCGGACAGTGTTGACGAAACGTCGCCGGAACTGCCCCCTTGCGAGGCGAAGGTCAGGAACGATGCGGTTTCCCCCGGCGCCAGCGTAATTGTGAATTGATAGGTCAGGTCATCATAGGAAAGCGACAGTTCGCCGACGTTGTTTCCAGCGTCATTGGTGAACAGAACGCCAGCGGGTGTGGCTGTGCCGGTGCTGTCATAGGTAGTGACCCAGTTGTCTTCCGAAGTCACCGCGCTGTCGCCGCTTGCCGTATCGCTGGTAATAGACCCATCGCTGCCAAAATCCGTCCGCAGATCATAGGTAAAGGTCTTGGTCGTGTCGGTCGCATTGGTGACGCTGTCCAGAAAACGGGCGTAGCCGTCAGTCTGGGAGACGTAGATTTGACGCTGGGTGTAAAAGCCTCTGTAGTTCACACTGCCTACGGTCGAGAAGGTTTGGCTGTTCTCAGCGATCAGATAGTAGGAACTTTCCAGTTGGGTAAAATCCACGCCGGTGTCAAAAGCGTCGTTGGTGCCGTCATAAATGGCGCCATCGCTTCGAATGTCCCAGATGAAACCATCTCCATCCGTGACGGAATGTGTGGCGCTAACAAAATTGTTAACCATAATCTTCTCCTAGAAAAATGGACCGCAGAATCCTCTCAAAGCATCCTATGCAACGATGACGGAAGTATTTCCAGAAATTTCTCCTTTCCAGAGGCTTTGATGCTGTAACCGCCCACCTTGGCACGTCGATGCCGTCGGGGGGGCGGTTACAGCATCAAAGTCCAGTCACACCCCTCTCCTTCTTCAAACAGCTATAGACGCAGGCTACGGCCAGCCTAAGGCCTGCTGTTGCTCCCAAAATCCCACTATTCGTTTCAGAAGGTCATCGACTGAAATCTCGCTTCCGTCCTCTTTGACAATTACTAGAGGTCGAGCGAATCCGCTACTGAACCCTGACGAAAAACCAGGCTGAGTACGAGTCTTGATCTTCGGATTCGCGTGCTTTACGCCGTTAGAAATTTTTCTTGCGATTTCAAAAAAATCTGCCAAATCACCATTTTGAGGATAGCGCTTATCAAACCTATCACGAGTGAATTTATTACCAGTGGCCCATTCGTAAAGATGATAGCTAACGATGATCGCGCAGACTGCCGCCCGAATGTCTGAGTTTTTTTTCAGAAAATCTTCATACTGGGGCGCGACCACATCGGTAAAAAGGTTATCAGCTGAGCCCACGAAGAACACGGCCATACCAATCCGCTCCTTTCTCAGACGTCGCATTTTTTGCGCTCGAACTCAGCAAAGTCGCGCATGCTCGGAAAGCCCATACGGGCGCGGTAGGAGTGCATCGCCTCTACATCTTGACTGGTCGCACTCCGGGCTGGCGCGTCATACATGCCATCGCTTTCCTCGGGGTCGTCGCTCATATCGAGGTGCCACAGGTCTTCGGTTCGCGTGTCGCGAATAATTTCCGCAGTGGGTGTCGCGACCACTGTGACGAACGGGCTGCGCATATAGCTCCCAGAGGCCGGGTCGATTCCGGCTTGCCGCAACAATTCGAAGAGTTTCAAAGCCTTGCTCCTATTCCTCATCTTCGTATTCAGCGCCCCAATTCGAGACCCCGTGAGCGATCTGCACCAGCAAACCAAGGACGACGGCACCCAGAATGTACGTCAAGCCCATGTTGATTGCCTCTCCGGTGGTGTCTGCTGCCAGGTAACGGCGCGCAGCAAACTGGGGATCTGACACCGTCATCGCAAGGTAAATGCCGAAGCCAGCCTTGTAGCAACCAAGCGCCAAAATGGCGTAGCTCAGTAGGGAACCAAGCCCTCTAAAGAACATCGTCCTCGCTCCTTTTCTGGACGGCTTTAGTTGAAGTGCTCATAGCCCTGAATACAGCCAAAACCAAATGAACAAGGAAAACCCTGGGAGCCCAAGGGTGGCTGCCAAGCCCATGTAGTGAGCTGATTGGCTACCACCGGCAGTAAACGCGGGAAGGTTGCTGGATGCTTCAGCTTTATCTCCAACGGACGGCGCTCTCCCCTGCTCAGCAGCCCATGACGCCTTTAGGCTTATCATTGAGCGCACGGAAGCCAGAACTGAGATTAGGGTGATGCCTGACAAAAGCATTCCCAACCAACAAACGGCCTCTTGCATTGTAGCAAGCCGTTCCATGCCCTTAGGCTCGAAGCCTGCACTTAGAGAAAGTGAGTAAGAGGCAAACAGAAACGGCTGTGAAACAGTAAGCCAGTTTATTCTGCTTCCGATAAGAGTGTCTTCGTGGACGATGTAATCCCGATACACGCGGTAGAGCTCCAACTCGCTCTTACTAGCACACATTCTACAACTCCCTGGATGGATTTATTTCAGATGGATAACGACTTGCACGGCAATGGCCATCAAACCGAATAATCCGAAAATCAACAGCCCGAAAACCCAATCACGACCGTCGGCAATTTTTTGAAACCAACACAACAAGCGCATCCAGCCGATCGACCAAATCGCCAGAATGCCCAGGGGGATCGCCAGATACAAAGCTATCACAAGAATGCCCACGCCCTACTCCTTTCTGGGACTACGAGATCCTTTGGATGGCGTCGAACAACACTTTCCAGCCACCGAAGGCCAAACCGGCACCAAACACCAGTGCCAATAAGAAAATCCACTTACCCATTTTCCTTCTCCTTTGATGGACTCAAATTTTACTACCCTTCCAACCCCAAGAGGGCGCGGATCTCAGGCGAAAACACTGAGGAAGCTGCCCCGGCGAGAAAATAAAGTAACTCCCGCCCCCTAGCCCAGGCTGCCTTCTTCAACCTTTCCCAACGTTGCTCTGGTGTCTCTGGAACCGCGCGGGCGACGAAGCCTTCAAACAATAGTTTCCGCACGAGGTTAACAAGGACCAGCAATGCCACCCCCAAAACCATAGAAAAAACCATCTGCTGCAAGTGAGGCAAGTCCTGCATCGCGCTATTCTCCCTTTCCAGATTACGCCGCCAGGGGCGCCAGCCCCC is a genomic window of Leisingera caerulea DSM 24564 containing:
- a CDS encoding porin; this encodes MSTKFAARAGAASLAAALAAPAFAGPTYTNDTGGSFRWYGQFNPAYQSFDDGQEDFNRLVDNEASNSRIGLELEQAYGVNTLRFRFETAFGLRGSDGVSQLSTGDNISWDRTNIRHVDFQFDTARYGRFSAGQGSMATDGITGADFSGTGLGASNAVADSAGGYAFRTGAGALSSVEIGDVFSDFDGSRLGRVRYDSPELAGFTFSTSWGTDVLKDANDRESYDVAVRWANDDAAGFAIDTGIGASWTEETGKADTRDISGSFAVLHKATGVSLNLAAGERDIAGTYAYAKLGYSADLIAAGSTSFSVDYYDGSDMVTAGDSAESWGVAAVQKIDAYNVETYLAYRDYSYADTSATSYQDANVILAGARWKF
- a CDS encoding VWA domain-containing protein — its product is MVNNFVSATHSVTDGDGFIWDIRSDGAIYDGTNDAFDTGVDFTQLESSYYLIAENSQTFSTVGSVNYRGFYTQRQIYVSQTDGYARFLDSVTNATDTTKTFTYDLRTDFGSDGSITSDTASGDSAVTSEDNWVTTYDSTGTATPAGVLFTNDAGNNVGELSLSYDDLTYQFTITLAPGETASFLTFASQGGSSGDVSSTLSELENLPLGSLEGLSAEQINSIVNWDLPSRDLNLEGDSSDNQLSGASGDDQIRGLKGDDLLIGGAGDDSLRGNFGQDTMLGGDGEDILYGDGSVTSVTSTATETLSDNSEIAISLSMDDAGKGAKTKISGFISREEVISNNVDLVFAIDISGSTGYEFSGSVNVGDRNGDGYSNTILDAEIASFEALHTSIVNDANLPDADITIVPFASEPSLSQTFSATEDLNGNGVADVLDYVRGLRDYGGTDFESALQNSISHFSNSSDGQKVLYFLSDGDNNEGGSLTDEVQQLKDLGVQIQSFGVGSDASEADLDIVDDGSNNDSTTIVLDPSALSDELLDPGIEATDLKSLDVFLNGTNVATLSPENLTVTPFGLRYFELELSGLKRSADDVIEVRAVANDGTNTVISTSQTLEHLPGKDSGDVLHGGNGNDKLFGGKGNDTLNGGNGADVLDGGDGQDTASYARSETGVAANLTGKSANLGAAAGDTYTGIEHLTGSSYGDLLVGDSRGNRLNGLGGDDRLEGGLGKDTLFGGRGDDMLFGGKGADRFVFKENSDRDTISDFQRKGKTEKIDLSDFEIGSFRALKKMMSLDSGDTLIDFGGGDQLLIEDSKPGQFFANDFIL
- a CDS encoding HTTM domain-containing protein, which codes for MSLELALRATEVLLALAFLQQSAEHMAGFRDEQILHAPRLLLAGLLLFGTATPWVLLGLLVLGLLLLQRFQGPYNGGSDKMSLLILCCLTAARWLPSEQWQEYAFAYLAGQLVICYFISGQVKIVNAEWRSGRALQDVFRFSAYPVSENLRRLADRPRLLWMMGWAVMLFEVLFPLALFSQEALVLALFTAALFHLANACLFGLNRFFWIWLAAYPSLLWLQERVVL
- the tig gene encoding trigger factor, translated to MQVTETLNEGLKRGYAITVTAAELDEKVNEKLVEAQPEIEMKGFRKGKVPMALLKKQFGQRLMGEAMQESIDGAMNKHFEDSGDRPALQPEIKMTNEDWKEGDDVNVEMSYEALPEIPEVDFSGVELEKLVVKAEDEAVSEALANLAETAKEFEAREDGAAAEDGDQVVIDFVGKIDGEAFDGGAGDDYPLVLGSNSFIPGFEEQLVGTKAGEEKDVTVSFPEEYGAEHLAGKEAVFTCTVKEVKAPKAAEIDDELAKKFGSDDLDALKGQIAERLEAEYAGAARAVLKRALLDKLDALVSFDLPPSLVDAEAKQIAHQLWHEDNPEVHDHNHGEIEPTEEHVKLAERRVRLGLLLAELGQKAEVEVTDAEMTQAIMQQARQYPGQERQFFEFIQQNAQMQQQLRAPIFEDKVVDHIVEQAKVEEKEVSKDELQKAVEELEEE
- a CDS encoding lytic transglycosylase domain-containing protein → MTRRTTLILFFAAAVLAACGSTAAPPEVTRYNPPLFPNETPELRQQINYWADHYEVPRSLVHRLAVRESTHRPHAVNRPYYGLLQILPATARSMGFQGQPKDLLDADTNLQFSVKYLRGAWLLADGSQDMAVKHYSRGYYFEAKRRGMLRETGLRP